The following proteins are co-located in the Blattabacterium sp. (Blatta orientalis) str. Tarazona genome:
- the clpP gene encoding ATP-dependent Clp endopeptidase proteolytic subunit ClpP, producing MDYHKKHSEEFKKYAIKHQRINSLTIDQYIKLMTPYIVEERKLNVAQMDVFSRLMMDRVIFLGTPIEDQVANIVQAQLLFLQSVDSLKDIQIYINSPGGDVHAGLGIYDTMQIVEPDVATICTGMAASMAAVLLCAGVKNKRSGLKHSRVMIHQPMGGTHGQASDIEITVREILKLKRELYEIIAIHSGSPIEKIEKDSDRDYWMTSEEAKEYGMIDEVLKEKVSKKTFEEQKK from the coding sequence ATGGACTATCATAAAAAACATTCAGAAGAATTTAAGAAATACGCAATAAAACATCAAAGAATCAATAGTTTAACTATTGATCAATATATTAAATTGATGACTCCTTATATTGTTGAAGAACGTAAATTAAATGTAGCTCAAATGGATGTTTTTTCTCGTTTAATGATGGATCGTGTTATTTTCTTAGGAACTCCTATAGAAGATCAAGTAGCCAATATTGTACAAGCACAATTGTTGTTTTTGCAATCTGTAGATTCTTTGAAGGATATACAAATCTATATTAATTCTCCAGGAGGAGATGTCCATGCTGGATTGGGAATATATGATACAATGCAAATTGTTGAACCAGATGTAGCAACTATATGTACAGGAATGGCGGCTTCCATGGCCGCTGTTTTGCTTTGTGCTGGAGTAAAAAATAAAAGATCTGGATTAAAACATTCTAGAGTGATGATTCATCAGCCTATGGGTGGGACACATGGACAAGCTTCAGATATTGAAATTACAGTTCGTGAAATTTTAAAATTAAAAAGAGAACTTTATGAAATTATTGCCATTCATTCTGGATCACCTATAGAAAAAATAGAAAAAGATTCTGATAGAGATTACTGGATGACTTCTGAAGAGGCTAAAGAATACGGGATGATAGATGAAGTGTTAAAAGAAAAAGTATCTAAAAAAACATTTGAAGAACAGAAAAAGTGA
- a CDS encoding HD family phosphohydrolase, with protein sequence MAKFLRFYTHKNIADKIFFTLIAILSLTFFFPKKEIFKSEFSKGEIWNHEDLFSPFHFIVPKNTRDISLEIKKLEENKNHYFDEKQHVIRNNKKKLKKIYFIRKNKFLYKKSREIIKTVYRYGYLDSKLFPKNNLFIFYKKNKYGIPVSSNNIYTSQKVNNLLDKKIKNNYRLKRTLKKMIVTNLSYKKDYTEKVFHEKIKSIIRIKRTIAKGEKIIRKNEVIDGEKFQILSLFRKEYETKVWNKKKDYGLILGYFLIISTIFSILLLYLFYFQNKIFQNNRKINFLIINILLISSITIITLKYHSKILYLIPFCILPISIRAFFNLNLSLIIHLTTILLLSLITPNSFEFIFLQVITGFLVLLTKKNIYKMANLFIAVGKITITYMITFCSLTLIRKGSLESISLYPFSLFFFSGVLTLFVHPLIFLFEKLFNLTSDISLLELSDTNTPILRLLSQKAPGTLQHVLTVANIAEEAAVSIGANSLLTRIGAIYHDIGKIKNSIFFTENQHNLLLNPHEKLSPKESAKIILEHVTIGIELAKKYHLPDTITDFIRTHHGNSIIHYFYEKQKEKCPNMMVDEKQFQYSGPKPFSKETAILMICDSIEAASKSIKNPSRKDLENLVENIINKQKKENQFSNADITLKEIEKIKQVLKKKLINIYHTRIEYPT encoded by the coding sequence ATGGCTAAATTCTTAAGATTTTATACACATAAAAATATCGCAGATAAGATTTTTTTTACTCTTATTGCAATCTTATCATTAACATTTTTTTTTCCAAAAAAAGAGATTTTTAAATCTGAATTTTCTAAAGGGGAAATTTGGAATCACGAAGACTTATTTTCTCCATTTCATTTTATCGTTCCAAAAAATACACGAGATATTTCTTTGGAAATAAAGAAATTAGAAGAAAATAAAAATCATTATTTTGATGAAAAACAACATGTAATTAGAAACAATAAAAAAAAATTAAAGAAAATTTACTTCATAAGAAAAAATAAATTCTTATATAAAAAATCTCGTGAGATTATAAAGACCGTATACCGATATGGATATTTAGATTCTAAACTTTTTCCTAAGAATAATCTTTTTATTTTTTACAAAAAAAACAAATATGGGATTCCCGTATCGTCTAATAATATTTACACTTCTCAAAAAGTAAATAATCTTCTTGACAAGAAAATAAAAAATAACTATCGTTTAAAAAGAACATTAAAAAAAATGATAGTTACAAATCTTTCTTATAAAAAAGACTATACGGAAAAGGTTTTTCATGAAAAAATTAAATCCATTATTAGAATAAAACGAACTATTGCCAAAGGAGAAAAAATTATTAGAAAAAATGAGGTCATCGATGGAGAAAAGTTTCAAATTTTATCCTTGTTTAGAAAGGAATATGAGACTAAAGTATGGAATAAAAAAAAGGACTATGGTTTAATTTTAGGATATTTTTTAATAATCAGTACAATATTTTCGATACTGCTTTTATATCTTTTTTATTTTCAAAATAAAATATTTCAAAATAACAGAAAAATAAATTTTTTGATAATTAATATATTATTAATATCGTCAATAACAATTATAACCTTAAAATATCATTCTAAAATATTATATCTAATTCCTTTTTGCATTCTTCCCATAAGCATTCGTGCCTTTTTTAATCTAAACTTGAGTCTTATTATCCATTTGACAACAATTTTACTATTATCCTTAATTACGCCAAATAGTTTCGAATTTATCTTTCTTCAAGTTATTACAGGCTTTTTAGTCCTGTTAACAAAAAAAAATATTTATAAAATGGCTAACCTATTTATTGCGGTAGGAAAAATAACTATTACTTATATGATCACTTTTTGTTCTTTAACTTTGATACGGAAAGGATCTTTAGAAAGTATTTCCTTGTATCCTTTTTCCTTATTTTTTTTTAGTGGGGTGTTGACTTTATTTGTTCATCCCTTGATATTTCTTTTCGAAAAATTATTCAATCTGACTTCAGATATTTCCTTATTAGAACTTTCCGATACTAATACCCCTATTTTAAGATTGCTTTCTCAAAAAGCTCCAGGAACTCTTCAACATGTTTTAACAGTAGCGAATATAGCAGAAGAAGCCGCTGTTTCTATTGGAGCTAATTCTTTATTAACAAGAATAGGAGCCATTTATCATGATATAGGAAAAATAAAAAATTCTATTTTTTTTACAGAAAATCAACATAACCTCCTACTAAATCCTCATGAAAAACTAAGTCCAAAAGAAAGCGCAAAAATTATTTTGGAACATGTTACAATTGGAATAGAATTAGCAAAAAAATATCATTTACCTGATACCATTACGGATTTTATACGCACACATCACGGAAATAGTATTATTCATTATTTTTATGAAAAGCAAAAAGAAAAATGTCCAAATATGATGGTAGATGAAAAACAATTTCAATATTCTGGACCTAAACCATTTTCTAAAGAAACAGCTATTTTGATGATATGTGATTCTATAGAAGCGGCCTCTAAAAGCATAAAAAATCCATCTAGAAAAGATCTAGAAAATTTAGTAGAAAATATTATTAATAAACAGAAAAAAGAAAATCAATTTTCTAATGCAGACATAACTTTGAAAGAAATAGAAAAAATAAAACAAGTTCTTAAAAAGAAATTGATAAATATTTATCATACTAGAATAGAATATCCTACCTAA
- a CDS encoding Lrp/AsnC family transcriptional regulator — MILRYNTDEIDNTIVRKLNINARTPYTEISKQISEEIKPLSVGTVHVRVKKLEEAGIIKGSTLIIGYESLGFHLIAFVGILSDSRESKLVKEELKKIPNIVQLYITSGKYNLFCRIIARDPSDARDVISKIGEIKGVLRTESTICLEESINDENRLLSNILQRQKPSYKKKKHNRNYTIRDIKSN, encoded by the coding sequence ATGATTCTAAGATATAATACAGATGAAATAGACAATACCATTGTCAGAAAACTGAATATAAATGCTAGAACCCCGTATACTGAAATCAGTAAACAAATAAGCGAAGAAATTAAACCCTTATCCGTTGGAACTGTTCATGTAAGAGTTAAAAAATTGGAAGAAGCTGGAATCATAAAAGGAAGCACTTTGATAATAGGCTATGAATCATTAGGGTTTCATCTAATTGCTTTTGTGGGAATCTTATCAGATTCTCGCGAATCAAAATTAGTCAAAGAAGAACTAAAAAAAATTCCTAATATTGTACAATTATATATTACTTCCGGTAAATATAATCTTTTTTGTAGAATTATAGCTAGGGATCCTTCAGATGCTAGAGATGTTATTTCTAAAATTGGAGAAATAAAAGGAGTACTTAGAACAGAATCTACTATTTGTTTAGAAGAAAGCATTAATGATGAAAATAGATTACTTTCTAACATCTTACAAAGACAAAAACCCTCTTATAAGAAAAAAAAACATAATCGTAATTATACGATTAGAGACATAAAATCCAATTAA
- a CDS encoding translocation/assembly module TamB domain-containing protein, with amino-acid sequence MNHGFLRKFFFRKKNIYILCLAIFLLGVISTTFHYRKEIQEKITAFFVKKMNTNLCQRIRVKNVAMNLFKKEFHLYDVSIMDHHNFYLIHLSKCKISVKNFFQYFFISSKCLNIGNLILENPKIFVKKYLNEKENSFFTLFKEFILNKKNSIQTISCSNFKIKNAHLVYEDLNSKESYKNNFSTFIKNIKIDGEKKIKATIFSLKLNGYIKRKNYRIENFFCHFTYFPSKLKIHNLFLKTSNSHLKGKVIFFYDDTKNVDKKNMSIKGEIFEGSKLGSDLISIFFSNFSKKKSFPLMFSVQGFINGKLNEKISFSKICIKNIPFNKIFAEEINIFYNLKKEWREIQFLKTVFQTSVHEIKKIFPSSYHSKLNLLNSFHHILSYRGDLIFKKKWMKINGNIHYKTFKTHIYACISRTNNLDIQYLGRISTTRKESIDSLIPLRIPLISLPSGLWIFNFKGIYKNSSLKKNIQNSLNHFFITLSFPYSGIEINCHGKIHNNFQKFFLSINTKNENQFLKKMKILFIKNKFKKSFFIDISDIITGYIHGNFIWKDFLKSIKKEISSLRKNLHLKNNPIIKEQYAFFHFTIKKGFWKLMNFQKKIKILSDIQLSGLYKNDVVKMSFFTKKIQFREILIDRFHLKINSFIKNKIQLYINKISFNNFLSKKIDLSIFDKKNFLIINLNFFFKFKKKEFQKQTLNFLFKKINSNRNSLIFFILPSKLNINGYEWFMINQMNRNIGKIKIDLENKKYIIDNMIFSSDNDNEKIIIKSYFHKINDIKFQILLKNIQLKKILPKKYLMVNGCANGIFVFKVRLNKIEPNNININIKNISIEKKVIGNFYIRSKNNSEIHGILKNKDSSEIFSLSGNINNELQKKYKLNWNVSIKNFNISDFPFFWKEMDSEARGFISGKIQIFGKLDDPHYFGKLELKKFGIKINSINTDYEMISPAYINLFYKSCILNTFSFRDVKYNTKGCINGIFLHKNFLKWNGYLSIDTQKLLVLNTKKKPHTSFFGKIFSKGKIQIIKKNDDVNICMEKGNILSSSHLYINPNGSSKDQKKDFVELMDPNIHTNKEIKRIENKEASLSLNIKTDIDEKTKVSILLDDNLENFLELRGKGFLLLEKNQKRSPNKWKIFRYGWTLSFFKSRKNSNYEIGKRFRIKPGGLITWTNNFSYSNINLIAYYTKYVSNIIEYMDLSNYYPNYENLILTELRMNFHGKMQKPNISLDIIFPKIHEEIRKKLSNKLNSNEEKTIQFLSILTIGRFFLNNSIKKDFLHSYAYNIILKQLGNILSEINQSFNINFEFFKDKKNRSNSFLSSIYYEINDRFFIKSNLGFILKKMKQEKISYLGIGDIQLDLDIHRTKNRNLKLILFSRPENFLLSKKVLFLKFMEAELFIPSLRKIY; translated from the coding sequence ATGAATCATGGATTTTTAAGAAAATTCTTTTTTAGAAAAAAAAATATTTATATCCTTTGTCTAGCTATTTTCTTATTAGGAGTAATTAGCACGACTTTTCATTATCGAAAAGAGATACAAGAAAAAATAACGGCATTTTTTGTGAAAAAAATGAATACCAATCTTTGTCAAAGAATTCGTGTGAAAAATGTGGCTATGAATCTTTTTAAAAAAGAATTTCATCTTTACGATGTTAGCATCATGGATCATCATAACTTTTATTTGATTCATTTATCAAAATGTAAAATCTCTGTAAAAAATTTCTTTCAATATTTTTTTATAAGTTCTAAATGTCTAAATATAGGAAATTTAATACTTGAAAATCCTAAAATTTTTGTCAAAAAGTATTTAAATGAAAAAGAAAACAGTTTCTTTACTCTTTTCAAAGAATTTATCCTAAATAAAAAAAACTCTATCCAAACTATTAGTTGTTCTAATTTTAAAATAAAAAATGCTCATTTAGTATATGAGGATTTAAACTCTAAAGAAAGTTACAAAAATAATTTTTCTACTTTCATAAAAAACATAAAAATAGATGGAGAAAAAAAAATAAAAGCAACTATTTTTTCTCTAAAATTAAATGGATATATAAAAAGAAAAAATTATCGCATAGAAAATTTTTTTTGTCATTTTACTTATTTTCCTTCGAAGTTAAAAATCCACAATCTTTTTCTAAAAACATCTAATAGCCATTTGAAAGGAAAAGTAATATTTTTTTATGACGATACTAAAAATGTGGATAAAAAGAATATGAGCATAAAAGGAGAAATCTTTGAAGGATCCAAATTAGGTTCTGATTTAATCAGTATATTTTTTTCAAACTTTTCTAAGAAAAAAAGTTTTCCACTCATGTTTTCCGTTCAAGGATTTATAAATGGAAAATTGAATGAAAAAATTTCTTTTTCAAAAATTTGTATAAAAAACATTCCTTTTAATAAAATATTTGCAGAAGAGATTAATATTTTTTATAATCTAAAAAAAGAATGGAGAGAGATTCAATTTTTAAAAACTGTTTTTCAAACTTCAGTTCATGAAATAAAAAAAATATTTCCATCTTCTTATCATTCTAAATTAAATCTTTTGAATTCTTTTCACCATATTCTCTCCTACAGAGGAGATTTAATTTTCAAAAAAAAATGGATGAAAATAAATGGGAACATCCATTACAAAACTTTTAAAACTCACATCTATGCTTGTATTAGTCGTACTAATAATCTAGATATTCAATATCTAGGAAGAATTTCAACAACAAGAAAAGAAAGTATTGATTCTTTAATCCCATTAAGAATCCCCTTGATTAGTCTTCCATCAGGTTTATGGATTTTCAATTTCAAAGGAATCTATAAGAATTCTTCTTTGAAAAAAAATATTCAAAATAGTTTGAATCACTTTTTTATTACCCTTTCTTTTCCTTATTCAGGAATAGAAATAAATTGTCATGGAAAAATACACAATAATTTTCAAAAATTCTTTCTAAGTATTAATACAAAAAATGAAAATCAATTTCTAAAAAAAATGAAAATCCTATTCATTAAAAATAAATTCAAAAAAAGTTTTTTCATAGATATATCCGATATAATTACCGGTTATATTCATGGAAATTTTATATGGAAAGATTTCTTGAAATCTATAAAAAAGGAGATTTCTTCTTTAAGAAAGAATCTTCATTTAAAAAATAATCCTATAATAAAAGAACAATATGCTTTTTTTCATTTTACAATTAAAAAAGGCTTTTGGAAATTGATGAATTTTCAAAAAAAAATAAAAATATTATCAGACATTCAATTATCAGGACTATACAAAAATGATGTAGTAAAAATGAGTTTTTTCACAAAAAAAATCCAATTCAGGGAAATATTAATTGATCGTTTTCATCTTAAAATAAATTCCTTTATAAAGAATAAAATCCAATTATATATAAACAAAATATCCTTTAATAATTTTTTATCTAAAAAAATAGATCTTTCCATTTTTGATAAAAAAAACTTTTTAATAATCAATTTAAATTTTTTTTTCAAATTCAAAAAAAAAGAATTTCAAAAACAAACACTAAATTTTCTTTTTAAAAAAATTAATTCTAATAGGAATTCTTTGATTTTTTTTATACTTCCTTCGAAATTGAATATCAATGGATATGAATGGTTTATGATCAATCAAATGAATAGGAATATAGGGAAAATAAAAATAGACTTAGAAAATAAAAAATATATCATTGATAATATGATATTTTCATCAGATAATGATAATGAAAAAATTATCATAAAATCTTATTTTCATAAAATAAATGATATTAAATTTCAAATATTATTGAAAAATATTCAATTAAAAAAAATACTTCCAAAAAAATACTTAATGGTAAATGGTTGTGCAAATGGCATTTTTGTTTTTAAAGTGCGCCTAAACAAAATTGAACCCAATAATATAAATATCAATATTAAAAATATTTCAATTGAAAAAAAGGTTATTGGAAATTTTTATATTCGTTCTAAAAATAATTCTGAAATTCATGGGATATTGAAGAATAAAGACTCTTCTGAAATTTTTTCATTATCTGGAAATATTAATAACGAATTACAAAAAAAATATAAACTCAATTGGAACGTAAGTATTAAAAATTTCAACATAAGTGATTTCCCTTTTTTCTGGAAAGAAATGGATAGTGAAGCTAGAGGTTTTATTTCAGGAAAAATACAAATTTTTGGAAAATTAGATGATCCGCATTATTTTGGAAAATTAGAACTTAAAAAATTTGGAATAAAAATAAATTCTATAAACACAGATTATGAAATGATCAGTCCAGCTTATATAAATCTTTTTTATAAATCCTGCATTTTAAACACATTTTCTTTTAGAGACGTAAAATACAATACAAAAGGATGCATAAATGGAATTTTTTTACATAAAAATTTTTTGAAATGGAATGGATATTTATCTATAGATACCCAAAAATTACTTGTTTTAAATACAAAGAAAAAACCCCATACATCTTTTTTTGGAAAGATTTTTTCTAAAGGAAAAATTCAAATAATAAAAAAAAATGATGATGTAAACATTTGCATGGAAAAAGGAAATATTTTAAGTTCTTCTCATTTATATATTAATCCAAATGGATCTTCCAAAGATCAAAAAAAAGATTTTGTTGAATTGATGGATCCTAATATTCATACAAATAAGGAAATAAAAAGAATTGAAAATAAAGAGGCCTCCCTATCTTTAAACATAAAAACAGATATAGATGAAAAAACAAAAGTATCCATATTATTAGACGATAATTTAGAAAATTTTCTGGAATTAAGAGGAAAGGGTTTTCTTCTTTTAGAAAAAAACCAAAAAAGAAGTCCAAATAAGTGGAAAATATTTCGTTACGGATGGACTCTATCATTTTTCAAATCAAGAAAAAATTCCAATTATGAAATTGGAAAAAGATTTAGAATAAAGCCAGGAGGTTTAATTACTTGGACTAATAATTTTAGTTATTCTAATATTAATTTAATAGCCTATTATACTAAATATGTATCTAACATAATAGAATATATGGACTTATCCAATTATTATCCGAACTATGAAAATCTAATATTGACAGAATTAAGAATGAATTTTCATGGAAAAATGCAGAAGCCTAATATAAGTCTGGATATTATTTTTCCGAAAATCCATGAAGAAATCAGAAAAAAATTATCAAATAAATTAAATTCTAATGAAGAAAAAACTATTCAATTTTTATCTATTTTAACCATAGGAAGATTTTTTTTAAATAATTCTATAAAAAAAGACTTTTTGCATTCCTATGCTTACAATATAATTTTAAAACAGTTAGGAAACATTTTATCAGAAATTAATCAATCATTCAACATTAATTTCGAATTTTTCAAGGATAAGAAAAATAGATCTAATAGTTTCCTTTCTTCAATATATTATGAAATTAATGATCGTTTTTTTATAAAAAGTAATTTAGGTTTTATTTTAAAAAAAATGAAACAAGAAAAAATAAGTTACCTAGGTATAGGAGATATTCAATTGGATTTAGATATCCACCGTACTAAAAATAGAAATTTAAAACTTATTCTTTTCTCTCGTCCAGAAAACTTTCTTCTTTCCAAAAAAGTTCTATTTCTCAAATTTATGGAAGCGGAATTATTTATACCATCTCTTCGGAAGATTTATTGA
- the tsaD gene encoding tRNA (adenosine(37)-N6)-threonylcarbamoyltransferase complex transferase subunit TsaD, whose translation MKKKLIVIGIESSCDDTAVSLIKNRCVLSNVIIRQKIHKQYGGVVPEIAARLHERSLIIAVNKAISYARINKNQIDAVSFTLGPGLIGPLLVGASFAKSLSMGLKIPLLTVNHVQAHILSHFIKKANMNNTYPEFPFLCLMISGGHTLIVRVNDFFQMEILGSTLDDSVGDAFDKIARILGLSYPGGPLLDHFSINGSSKKFRFSKPSVKGLNFSFSGLKSQVLQFINKKLQKDSFFVKKNLSDLCASAQNIIAEILLEKVLKATLKTGIFRVALAGGVSANNEIRRHFILFAKKTKTGNFLPKKEYATDNGAMIAITGLLKYEKNIFDSMNVTPYSKLKTF comes from the coding sequence ATGAAAAAAAAACTTATTGTCATTGGAATAGAGTCCTCGTGTGATGATACGGCCGTCTCTCTTATAAAGAATAGATGTGTATTATCCAATGTTATAATTCGTCAAAAAATTCATAAACAATATGGAGGAGTAGTCCCAGAAATAGCTGCAAGATTGCATGAGAGATCTCTCATTATAGCTGTAAATAAAGCTATCTCCTATGCAAGGATAAATAAAAATCAAATTGATGCTGTATCTTTTACGCTAGGTCCAGGACTAATAGGTCCTTTATTAGTAGGTGCTTCTTTTGCAAAATCTCTATCAATGGGGTTGAAAATTCCTTTATTAACTGTAAATCACGTACAAGCACATATACTTTCGCATTTTATAAAAAAAGCTAATATGAATAATACTTACCCGGAATTCCCTTTTTTATGTTTGATGATCAGCGGAGGACACACTTTAATAGTAAGAGTTAATGATTTTTTTCAAATGGAAATATTAGGATCTACCTTAGATGATTCCGTAGGAGATGCTTTTGATAAAATAGCTAGAATTTTAGGACTTTCTTATCCTGGAGGTCCTTTATTAGATCATTTTTCTATAAATGGATCTTCTAAAAAATTTAGGTTTTCTAAACCATCAGTAAAAGGATTAAATTTTAGTTTTAGTGGTTTGAAAAGCCAGGTATTACAGTTTATAAACAAAAAATTACAAAAAGATTCCTTTTTTGTAAAAAAAAATTTGTCCGATTTATGTGCTTCCGCACAGAATATTATAGCAGAAATCCTTTTGGAAAAAGTGTTAAAAGCAACCTTAAAAACAGGAATTTTTAGAGTAGCTTTAGCAGGAGGAGTTTCTGCTAATAATGAAATTAGACGACATTTTATTCTTTTTGCAAAAAAGACAAAAACGGGAAATTTTCTTCCAAAAAAGGAATATGCTACAGATAATGGAGCTATGATAGCCATTACTGGACTACTTAAATACGAAAAAAACATATTCGATTCCATGAATGTCACTCCATATTCTAAATTAAAAACATTCTAG